In a single window of the Necator americanus strain Aroian chromosome X, whole genome shotgun sequence genome:
- a CDS encoding hypothetical protein (NECATOR_CHRX.G25796.T2) — MSSFDENRMTDAGASTAAFAFAALMGCGSPNQPTFSMESLLKPEISDFSPKSTANNEESTICSVCCDEASGRHYGVVACFGCKGFFRRTVRAGKNYICRYDQKCRIDKAGRNVCRSCRFQKCLDVGMEPDAIRPDRDKTGRQKNPRRNGSHLINGLDPAVVKKLSGASMLGDLPCVNKRDDSDENPTSPSSRAESAPAVDVRPSPCDEILTTLREIEQICLQLRDVAPISPLARPTLLDCVHRPSLITPRSQLLFDGSNGPGSLMTIAENVRRMIVLVFDYANTLKPIADILPEEKIALIRNCITPFALLMLSFYSSKSDCDAVYLPSGHTLPSDMSLFSSVLDDDKRHLLMIAKCEAVRRGLVDQVINQLRKLHVTETELLALKAIMALDPNVKGLSMKSSGHLLVGRESVQNALFSHLMTRHPASEATARFGHLLLLIASVTKVASAMCGLLQFSKDISLPVDPLLDELLLKDF; from the exons ATGTCATCGTTCGACGAAAATA GAATGACGGACGCCGGAGCCTCGACCGCGGCGTTTGCGTTTGCCGCGCTGATGGGCTGCGGATCGCCGAATCAACCAACATTTTCAATGGAATCATTGCTAAAGCCAGAGATCTCTGACTTTTCACCGAAATCCACAGCTAACAATGAAGAGTCCACTATATG CTCTGTATGCTGTGATGAAGCAAGCGGACGACATTATGGCGTTGTCGCATGCTTCGGCTGCAAgggattttttcgaagaacc GTACGTGCCGGAAAGAACTACATTTGCCGTTATGATCAAAAATGTCGTATCGACAAAG CTGGGCGAAACGTTTGCCGTTCGTGCCGATTTCAAAAATGTCTTGACGTGGGAATGGAGCCAGATG CGATCAGACCCGACCGGGACAAAACGGGCCGACAAAAGAATCCAAGAAGGAATGGGAGTCATCTGATAAATGGCCTCGATCCGGCGGTTGTGAAAAAATTATCCGGCGCATCTATGCTTGGTGATTTACCGTGCGTAAATAAAAGG gatgacTCTGACGAAAATCCCACATCTCCGTCTTCACGAGCTGAATCCGCACCAGCTGTGGATGTTCGTCCCAGCCCTTGCGATGAAATTTTGACAACGCTGCGTGAAATTGAACAGATATGTCTCCAACTACGTGATGTCGCACCAATCTCTCCCTTAGCTCGACCGACACTTCTGGATTGTGTTCATCGACCCTCGCTTATCACTCCCAGATCTCAG ctgttaTTCGACGGCTCAAATGGTCCAGGTAGTTTAATGACAATTGCGGAAAATGTTCGACGAATGATTGTTTTGGTATTCGATTACGCCAACACGTTAAAACCAATCGCTGACATTCTTCCTGAGGAAAAG atcGCACTGATCCGAAATTGTATAACGCCTTTTGCGTTGTTGATGCTGAGCTTCTACTCGTCAAAGAGCGATTGTGATGCTGTATATCTGCCCTCCGGACATACATTACCATCCGATATGTCATTGTTCTCCTCGGTTCTGGATGACGATAAACGACATCTGTTGATGATTGCAAAGTGCGA gGCTGTCCGTCGTGGTTTAGTCGATCAAGTGATAAATCAGTTGAGAAAGCTGCATGTAACTGAAACAGAACTTCTTGCTCTTAAAGCTATTATGGCACTTGATCCGAACGTAAAGGGTCTATCAATGAAATCCTCCGGACATCTGCTTG TTGGTCGCGAATCCGTGCAAAATGCCCTCTTCTCGCATCTCATGACAAGGCATCCGGCTTCGGAGGCTACCGCCCGTTTTGGACATCTTCTGCTGCTGATTGCTTCGGTTACG AAAGTTGCGTCAGCCATGTGCGGTCTCCTACAATTCAGCAAGGACATATCATTACCAGTTGATCCACTTTTGGATGAGTTACTGCTAAAAGATTTCTAA
- a CDS encoding hypothetical protein (NECATOR_CHRX.G25796.T1) has translation MTDAGASTAAFAFAALMGCGSPNQPTFSMESLLKPEISDFSPKSTANNEESTICSVCCDEASGRHYGVVACFGCKGFFRRTVRAGKNYICRYDQKCRIDKAGRNVCRSCRFQKCLDVGMEPDAIRPDRDKTGRQKNPRRNGSHLINGLDPAVVKKLSGASMLGDLPCVNKRDDSDENPTSPSSRAESAPAVDVRPSPCDEILTTLREIEQICLQLRDVAPISPLARPTLLDCVHRPSLITPRSQLLFDGSNGPGSLMTIAENVRRMIVLVFDYANTLKPIADILPEEKIALIRNCITPFALLMLSFYSSKSDCDAVYLPSGHTLPSDMSLFSSVLDDDKRHLLMIAKCEAVRRGLVDQVINQLRKLHVTETELLALKAIMALDPNVKGLSMKSSGHLLVGRESVQNALFSHLMTRHPASEATARFGHLLLLIASVTKVASAMCGLLQFSKDISLPVDPLLDELLLKDF, from the exons ATGACGGACGCCGGAGCCTCGACCGCGGCGTTTGCGTTTGCCGCGCTGATGGGCTGCGGATCGCCGAATCAACCAACATTTTCAATGGAATCATTGCTAAAGCCAGAGATCTCTGACTTTTCACCGAAATCCACAGCTAACAATGAAGAGTCCACTATATG CTCTGTATGCTGTGATGAAGCAAGCGGACGACATTATGGCGTTGTCGCATGCTTCGGCTGCAAgggattttttcgaagaacc GTACGTGCCGGAAAGAACTACATTTGCCGTTATGATCAAAAATGTCGTATCGACAAAG CTGGGCGAAACGTTTGCCGTTCGTGCCGATTTCAAAAATGTCTTGACGTGGGAATGGAGCCAGATG CGATCAGACCCGACCGGGACAAAACGGGCCGACAAAAGAATCCAAGAAGGAATGGGAGTCATCTGATAAATGGCCTCGATCCGGCGGTTGTGAAAAAATTATCCGGCGCATCTATGCTTGGTGATTTACCGTGCGTAAATAAAAGG gatgacTCTGACGAAAATCCCACATCTCCGTCTTCACGAGCTGAATCCGCACCAGCTGTGGATGTTCGTCCCAGCCCTTGCGATGAAATTTTGACAACGCTGCGTGAAATTGAACAGATATGTCTCCAACTACGTGATGTCGCACCAATCTCTCCCTTAGCTCGACCGACACTTCTGGATTGTGTTCATCGACCCTCGCTTATCACTCCCAGATCTCAG ctgttaTTCGACGGCTCAAATGGTCCAGGTAGTTTAATGACAATTGCGGAAAATGTTCGACGAATGATTGTTTTGGTATTCGATTACGCCAACACGTTAAAACCAATCGCTGACATTCTTCCTGAGGAAAAG atcGCACTGATCCGAAATTGTATAACGCCTTTTGCGTTGTTGATGCTGAGCTTCTACTCGTCAAAGAGCGATTGTGATGCTGTATATCTGCCCTCCGGACATACATTACCATCCGATATGTCATTGTTCTCCTCGGTTCTGGATGACGATAAACGACATCTGTTGATGATTGCAAAGTGCGA gGCTGTCCGTCGTGGTTTAGTCGATCAAGTGATAAATCAGTTGAGAAAGCTGCATGTAACTGAAACAGAACTTCTTGCTCTTAAAGCTATTATGGCACTTGATCCGAACGTAAAGGGTCTATCAATGAAATCCTCCGGACATCTGCTTG TTGGTCGCGAATCCGTGCAAAATGCCCTCTTCTCGCATCTCATGACAAGGCATCCGGCTTCGGAGGCTACCGCCCGTTTTGGACATCTTCTGCTGCTGATTGCTTCGGTTACG AAAGTTGCGTCAGCCATGTGCGGTCTCCTACAATTCAGCAAGGACATATCATTACCAGTTGATCCACTTTTGGATGAGTTACTGCTAAAAGATTTCTAA